GCAGTATGTGCCCGCATTTATGAGCTGGGAAGGCGCCTCCTCGCGGGCTGGCTTCTCGATGAATTTTTTGATTTTTCCATCTGATGAAATATCCACAACTCCAAATTCTTCAACATTTTCCACTTTCCAGAGGGAGATGGTTATAAATGATTTTTTCTTTTCGTGATAGCTGATGAATTTTCTTATGTTAAGTGAAGAAATTATGTCACTATTTATTACAAGAAATGTTCCATCGATGAATTTTTCAGCATTTTTCACTGCCCCTCCTGTTCCAAGTGGTTTATTTTCCCTGTTCAAAATTGCATTTACTCCCCTTTCTTCAAGATATTTTTTTATTTTATTGTTTTTATAGTTTGATGCAATAATAATTTCGCTTTCCTTAGGCAATGAATTTATTATATAATCAATCAATGGCTTATTCAGTAATGGCAGAAGCGGTTTTGGTGTGGTATAAGTTAATGGAGCAAGTCTTGTTCCATATCCTCCCGCTAATATTATTGCTTGCATAAAAAAATAAAGTAAATAATATTTATAATTATTTCATTTACAGGTGTGATTGATATAGAAGAATTAAGCAAAAGGCATTTAATACCAATTTCGCTGATTATAGTTTCAATGCTTACATTTTTTTATCTTCTCTCTTTCAATAAAATTTTTATTCTTCTTATTGCCATATATGCCTTTTCCGTATCAATTCTATTAACTTTTATATTTACAGGAAGGATGTTTATAAATTATTTAAAGTTTAGGAGATTTTTTAAGAGATTGAAGAAGGAAATTGAGAAGTTTAAGGAATAATTTTTTTGAATGAGGTGTTATATTAGCATTATTTAAATTCATCTATTGCTTTGAAAAAATTTTTTTTCATTGCTCTGAAAATTTATTTTTTGAACCTTTCTTAATTCTACAATTTCCATTTTTAACAATTTCAAATTTTTTATAATATTACTTTGGTTCTTCCCCTTTTAGTATAAACATACCAAATGAGGGAAACAAACCATTTTTAAGATGCATTATTTTGGATTATCAAAATTTCAAGTGGGAAATATTAAAAGGAAAAACCTATAAAGATGAAGGACCATATTATAAAAACTCCCTCCTTTTTGATATCATCAAATTTCTTTGTCGCTTTTTTTATTTTAAATTATAAAGAGCCACAGACCGGATATAACTTGAGCATGTTTATCTTTGAAATTTTACAAGGTAAAATGATAAAACATTTCCAAAAATTTTTTAATTGATATGCTATAAGGATGTGCTTGAAAAAATTATTTCATTTATAATATTTCCTGCAATACCTTTGCTTTTGCTAACTTTTCTTTTTTTCAGATATCAAAAAACTTTTGAAAAAATGCATCTTGGAAAAAAGGAATTTGTCCTCCTTGTAATTGGCTCAGCATCAACAATGATTATTGACTTGCCGGTTTTCATCTACAAAGATTACTTTCTCGCATTGAATATAGGGGGTGGGCTTATTCCCATAATATTATCCCTGCATTTCATTAATAAAAAAAGAATATCCTTTTCAAAATTAATTTTAGGAATTTTAATTATTTCAATTTTAACATACATGGTGACAGAAGTAAAAGAGGAAGGGGTTGTCTCCTATTTTCCCTATTATCTGCTGCCCTCATTAACAGCTTCTCTGATTTCCTTTCTCCTTTACTTCAGGCAAGAGATTTCTGCAATATATGCATATACAATCTCAACTTTTGGAGTTATAATAGGTGGCGACTTCGCCCGCCTGCCCCAGCTTTTTTTACATCCATTTTCCGGCTCGATGGGGGGAGCGGGCATTTATGATATGATATATATTGCCTCGATGCTTTCTTTTTTTATTTCATTTTCATTCATAATTAAGGAGAGGGGAAGGGCTGAGAGGAAATTTTTTGGAGAAAATTTAAATTATGCGGGGGTTGATGAAAGGATAATTTCATATCTAATTGATTTTTCAATTATATGCGGTTTTTCATTTTTTATTTCTCTTGGCTATTCAAATTTTATTTTATCTTTTATCAGATTTTTTTTGATTATTCATACAATTTATTTCCTCTTTTTTGAATTTTTATTTGGCTCAACGGTCGGAAAGGCGATAATGGATATCGAAGTTGTGGATGAAGAAATGGGAAGAAATTTTATGAGTATATTTACAAGAAACATAATTCGCTACTTTGAACTTATTGTTGGTTTTTATATATTGAGCATAATTTCAATTTGTTCGAGCAGGAGAAGACAGAGGATAGGAGATGTTATTGCAGATACATTTGTTATAAAGGTGAAAAATGATTGAGATAATTGCAGAAGCAATCTGGCTTATACTACCCGCCTATATTGCAAATTCATCAGCAGTTCTAATTGGGGGTGGAAAGCCAATTGATTTTGGAAAAAAATGGAAGGGGAAGCCAATTTTGGGAGAGGGAAAAACATGGCGCGGGCTTGCTGGAGGAATAATTTGCGGTTTTATTTCAGGAATTATTCTGAATAAAATATGGAATCTTTTTGGCTATGGCTTCTCTTCTTTTTTAATAATTTTATCTCTTTCATTTGGAGCACTTCTTGGAGATATTGCAAAAAGCTTTTTAAAAAGGAGGCTCAATATTGCTAGGGGAAAGCCCCTTCCACTTCTTGACCAAATTGATTTCCTCTTAGGAGCATTCTTTCTTGCTTTTATTGTAGATAAAGAATGGTTTTTATCTTCATTTACCATCTATCATATTTTATTTCTTTTAATTTTAACACCAATTTTACATTTAGTAACAAATATAATCGCATACTTATTAGGTTTAAAGAATGTCCCATGGTGATAAAATGGAGATGAATGAAGGATTGAAAAAATGGATGGAAGAACATGGAATAGATATCGAAAAAATTAATAAGCAAGAAGAAAAAATAGAGGGGAAATGCATGATATGCTTTTCAAAAGATGCGGTATATAAATGCATAAATTGCGGAAAATTTGTCTGCTCATCTTGCTTCTGGAAAATGCTTGGAATATGCAAGGATTGCGTAACCGAAGAAATGATGAAAAAATGGAAGGAAGAACAAATGTTATAAGTTTATTTGATCCCTGGAAAAGCAAATTATGCACATGCCCAAAAAAATATTCATTCAATCCCTATACAGGATGCTCTCATGCATGCATTTATTGCTATATTTCTTCCTATATAAGAGATCCATTTAAAGCAAGATTGAAAAAGCATATTCTAAGGAATTTAATAAAAGAAGTTGAAAAAGTTGATACATATATAAGCATGGCAAATAGCGGGGATGCATATACACCAGAGGAAAAGAAAAATATGGTGACAAGAAAATGCCTGGAAATATTCAAGGAAAAAAATTTGCCAGTGCTCATAATCACAAAATCAGATATGGTAAAGAGAGATGTTGATTTACTCAAGCAAATGAAGGCAAGCGTTAGCATAACAATAACAACCCTCAGCAAAAGCAAAGCAAGGAATGCGGAGCCAAATGCACC
This portion of the Thermoplasmatales archaeon genome encodes:
- a CDS encoding NDP-sugar synthase gives rise to the protein MQAIILAGGYGTRLAPLTYTTPKPLLPLLNKPLIDYIINSLPKESEIIIASNYKNNKIKKYLEERGVNAILNRENKPLGTGGAVKNAEKFIDGTFLVINSDIISSLNIRKFISYHEKKKSFITISLWKVENVEEFGVVDISSDGKIKKFIEKPAREEAPSQLINAGTYCMNYEVLDYIEKGKFVSMEKEIFPRVIEEGGRFYGYLFHGYWMDVGKKESYLGATKFLLRKKSLNYLCGNNCNIEGLVKYSTIGDNCSIGKNSIVNGSIIYDNCVIGKNVEIENSIIAKNCIIKDGVNLKNVVAGEKEKIEESMENVKLWSKSLPKGYPKEQIGNPCRK
- a CDS encoding DUF1614 domain-containing protein, which produces MICYKDVLEKIISFIIFPAIPLLLLTFLFFRYQKTFEKMHLGKKEFVLLVIGSASTMIIDLPVFIYKDYFLALNIGGGLIPIILSLHFINKKRISFSKLILGILIISILTYMVTEVKEEGVVSYFPYYLLPSLTASLISFLLYFRQEISAIYAYTISTFGVIIGGDFARLPQLFLHPFSGSMGGAGIYDMIYIASMLSFFISFSFIIKERGRAERKFFGENLNYAGVDERIISYLIDFSIICGFSFFISLGYSNFILSFIRFFLIIHTIYFLFFEFLFGSTVGKAIMDIEVVDEEMGRNFMSIFTRNIIRYFELIVGFYILSIISICSSRRRQRIGDVIADTFVIKVKND
- a CDS encoding CDP-2,3-bis-(O-geranylgeranyl)-sn-glycerol synthase — protein: MIEIIAEAIWLILPAYIANSSAVLIGGGKPIDFGKKWKGKPILGEGKTWRGLAGGIICGFISGIILNKIWNLFGYGFSSFLIILSLSFGALLGDIAKSFLKRRLNIARGKPLPLLDQIDFLLGAFFLAFIVDKEWFLSSFTIYHILFLLILTPILHLVTNIIAYLLGLKNVPW
- a CDS encoding radical SAM protein, which codes for MEGRTNVISLFDPWKSKLCTCPKKYSFNPYTGCSHACIYCYISSYIRDPFKARLKKHILRNLIKEVEKVDTYISMANSGDAYTPEEKKNMVTRKCLEIFKEKNLPVLIITKSDMVKRDVDLLKQMKASVSITITTLSKSKARNAEPNAPPPDKRIEALSILAEEGIPCSVRIDPIIPDFNDDEIEEIVSNVSPFVKHIVASTLKPRRDAFERLKRIIDIEKYEWHRIGNSFYLPQELRNFYLERVEKACRKKNLSFGACREGYKFYGKTCDSGHLIF